The proteins below are encoded in one region of Thermodesulfobacteriota bacterium:
- a CDS encoding glycoside hydrolase family 5 protein produces MADATDYKHETTPVIRKLRGVNLGGWLVLEKWITPSLFEGLQAVDETTYCVELGEAEATRRLHQHWNTYITRKDFAWLQRAGINAVRLPVGHWLFGKGYPYHPSYREARYPYVKGGLRIVDKVFRWAREFGLGVILDLHAAPGCQNGFDNGGIAGVCEWHTSEEYISFSLDVLERLAQRYTAHPALYGIQVLNEPSWQISTDLLKRFTADAYHRIRRHCPPEQVTVVFHDGFRDWREYKGFLQEPECRNVALDIHRYQCFDKSDIDMDIFGHIRKSVMDLRSEADEIIRESGYQVYCGEWSLGMTLKMVALWSEQTFNHALKDMDKFQMSAAYRGFAAAQLLSFEKYAGWFFWTYRTESRPEWCYRDCVDQGLIPDMGKPRQFTRIQVLMEQAKNEL; encoded by the coding sequence ATGGCTGACGCAACGGATTATAAACACGAGACCACACCCGTCATCCGGAAACTGCGCGGCGTTAATCTCGGCGGCTGGCTGGTGCTTGAAAAATGGATCACCCCCAGTCTGTTCGAAGGGCTGCAGGCCGTCGATGAGACGACGTACTGTGTCGAGCTGGGCGAGGCCGAGGCGACCCGACGCCTGCACCAGCACTGGAATACCTACATCACCCGCAAGGACTTTGCCTGGTTGCAACGTGCCGGCATCAATGCCGTCCGCCTGCCGGTCGGCCACTGGCTGTTCGGCAAGGGCTATCCCTATCATCCCAGCTACCGCGAGGCGCGCTACCCCTACGTGAAGGGGGGGCTTCGCATCGTCGACAAGGTCTTCCGCTGGGCCCGGGAGTTCGGTCTGGGGGTGATTCTCGACCTCCATGCCGCGCCGGGCTGCCAGAACGGCTTCGACAACGGCGGCATCGCGGGCGTTTGCGAATGGCATACCAGCGAGGAATACATCAGCTTCTCCCTGGATGTACTGGAGCGCCTGGCACAGCGTTACACCGCTCATCCGGCGCTGTACGGTATCCAGGTGCTCAACGAGCCGAGCTGGCAGATTTCCACCGACCTGCTGAAGCGTTTCACCGCCGACGCCTATCACCGCATCCGGCGCCATTGCCCGCCCGAGCAGGTAACGGTGGTTTTCCACGACGGTTTCCGCGACTGGCGGGAATACAAAGGCTTCCTCCAGGAGCCGGAGTGCCGCAACGTGGCCCTGGATATCCACCGCTATCAATGTTTCGACAAGAGCGACATCGATATGGACATCTTCGGCCATATTCGAAAGAGTGTTATGGATCTGCGCAGCGAGGCGGACGAGATCATCCGTGAGTCGGGCTATCAGGTTTACTGCGGCGAATGGAGCCTGGGAATGACTCTGAAGATGGTTGCCCTCTGGTCGGAACAGACGTTCAACCACGCGCTGAAGGACATGGACAAGTTTCAGATGTCGGCCGCCTATCGGGGTTTCGCCGCGGCCCAGCTGCTGAGCTTCGAAAAATACGCAGGTTGGTTCTTCTGGACCTATCGCACCGAGAGCAGACCGGAATGGTGCTATCGGGATTGCGTGGATCAGGGGCTCATTCCGGACATGGGCAAACCGAGGCAGTTCACACGAATACAAGTCCTTATGGAACAGGCAAAAAATGAACTGTGA
- a CDS encoding SbmA/BacA-like family transporter, which produces MLESKHFFVEFLRLAKLFWCSDRKLKIRGSTFVLAALTIGQMIMAVFMTKWSAGLFNALEQHSMRGLMTQVGMLAILLVIDMSLTSTHLVVKRNLTFYWRDWLTEHVYSRWMNAGSQYLISFLPGEHDNPDGRIAEDCRIATESAISLGHSLFYCILLLIGFTQVLWSRSGVVTIDLGFVQIPIHGHLVWIAIIYTALASCLGWLVNRPITRTTDAKQTAEAQFRAGLLEAHENSQAIALIHAEPYERHHFHELFRKIRVVWDMQTMVWRNVLLFGSLYGGINMVFPILISAPRYIMGQITLGTLMQSAQAFGQMTGALSWPVNTAGAIAEWRASVERILSLLQVLDTLEKELARPDHWIKVKTGEQPVLAFRNLTITKYDGRVLAQGIDMEIGKGEHVLITGNTATGAKLFRAIAGIRPWGSGVIELPSQGRLFFMPDRPHLPTGILRNAICYPSSRRIFSNEQLEQAMRLTGLEYLIDQLDQKNNWAQTLAREEQQRLGMVRLLLNRPEWVFLQEAFGSLEAEEEERMLRLICEQLPEVTILAISHMPNSASFYSRRLAL; this is translated from the coding sequence ATGCTTGAATCCAAACATTTTTTTGTCGAATTTCTTCGACTGGCCAAGCTGTTCTGGTGTTCGGATCGAAAGCTGAAAATTCGGGGTAGCACATTCGTCCTGGCGGCCCTGACCATCGGGCAAATGATCATGGCCGTGTTTATGACCAAGTGGAGTGCCGGGCTGTTCAACGCCCTGGAGCAGCATTCGATGAGAGGTCTCATGACTCAAGTCGGGATGCTGGCGATCCTCCTTGTCATCGACATGTCCCTGACCTCAACACATCTGGTCGTAAAGCGCAATCTGACGTTTTATTGGCGCGACTGGCTGACGGAACATGTCTATTCCCGCTGGATGAACGCCGGCAGTCAATATCTGATTTCCTTCTTGCCGGGCGAGCACGACAATCCGGATGGCCGGATCGCCGAAGACTGTCGGATCGCAACCGAGTCCGCGATCTCCTTGGGCCACTCGCTTTTTTACTGCATTCTTCTGCTGATCGGCTTTACGCAGGTGCTCTGGTCCCGTTCCGGGGTGGTGACCATCGACCTGGGATTTGTCCAGATCCCCATCCATGGGCATCTGGTCTGGATCGCCATCATCTACACGGCGTTGGCTTCCTGTCTTGGCTGGCTGGTAAACCGGCCCATTACCAGAACCACCGATGCCAAGCAGACGGCGGAAGCCCAGTTTCGCGCCGGTCTGCTGGAAGCGCACGAGAACAGCCAGGCCATTGCGCTGATTCATGCCGAGCCATACGAACGGCATCATTTCCATGAGCTCTTCCGCAAGATACGGGTGGTGTGGGACATGCAAACCATGGTGTGGAGAAATGTCCTGCTGTTCGGCTCCTTATATGGCGGCATCAACATGGTCTTTCCCATCCTGATTTCCGCTCCCCGCTATATCATGGGGCAAATTACGCTGGGCACTCTGATGCAATCCGCTCAAGCCTTTGGGCAAATGACTGGCGCCCTTTCCTGGCCGGTCAATACCGCGGGTGCGATCGCCGAGTGGCGCGCCTCGGTGGAACGTATCTTGAGTCTGCTCCAGGTGTTGGATACGTTGGAGAAGGAGCTTGCCCGTCCGGATCATTGGATCAAGGTAAAGACCGGCGAGCAACCGGTATTGGCCTTTCGCAATCTCACGATCACCAAATACGATGGGCGGGTATTGGCCCAGGGTATCGACATGGAGATCGGCAAGGGCGAGCATGTGCTGATCACCGGCAACACAGCCACCGGGGCAAAGCTGTTTCGCGCTATTGCCGGAATCCGGCCCTGGGGCAGCGGCGTCATCGAGCTCCCCAGCCAGGGCCGTCTTTTCTTCATGCCGGACCGGCCGCATCTGCCCACCGGTATCCTCCGTAACGCCATCTGTTATCCCTCCTCCCGCCGGATCTTCTCCAACGAACAGCTCGAGCAGGCAATGCGGTTGACAGGCCTTGAATATCTGATCGACCAACTCGATCAGAAAAATAACTGGGCTCAGACTCTGGCCAGGGAAGAACAACAACGGTTGGGTATGGTACGACTGCTGCTCAACCGGCCGGAATGGGTATTCCTGCAGGAGGCGTTCGGCTCCCTGGAGGCTGAGGAAGAGGAACGGATGCTTCGCCTGATCTGTGAGCAACTCCCCGAGGTCACGATCCTCGCGATTTCCCATATGCCCAACAGCGCCTCTTTCTATTCACGCCGTTTAGCCCTGTAA